The following are encoded in a window of Arthrobacter woluwensis genomic DNA:
- a CDS encoding alpha/beta hydrolase — MDFWKHVLDTVIIGPKFLLAWSALSIVFLLYLVFKHRRARWFLYAAGGLLLGLGIGLGLLWYLQDVDNTFGEPFLNEVWFWAPAAFAGVVLAILNLRGGRWWRSVIAGVSVVVFLITAAFQINAAYGLNPTLASLLEIDTANVVRVAPKSEWNTTDSTEALYKHWVAPAGMPTEGQQGKTPAPIPAAHSHFPARWPGLYLPPAALVKNPPLLPFVIMMMGQPGSPDPTSIASVANAMAAKHHGLAPVILVVDQLGDPMKDPLCLNTSRGQVETYIMKDVVPWARANLPIQKDRKYWTFMGYSNGGVCAAYFGTKYPKDFGSYASISGEEFQGSEKAGYTLATAFNGNQAAYNAVKPRNIMKAHRHYPDTVAVYTAGSEDPKYIGAAKRSLATAESVGIKGTFYIVPGAGHVSGAVVGGLTEAFNVLYSRWGLAAP, encoded by the coding sequence TTGGACTTCTGGAAGCATGTCCTGGACACGGTCATCATCGGACCGAAATTCCTCCTGGCCTGGAGCGCGCTCAGCATCGTCTTCCTCCTGTACCTCGTGTTCAAGCACCGCCGCGCCCGGTGGTTCCTCTACGCGGCAGGCGGCCTTCTGCTGGGCCTGGGGATCGGCCTCGGGCTCCTCTGGTACCTGCAGGACGTGGACAACACCTTCGGCGAGCCGTTCCTGAATGAGGTCTGGTTCTGGGCGCCTGCGGCATTCGCGGGTGTGGTCCTGGCCATTCTCAATCTGAGGGGCGGCCGCTGGTGGCGCAGCGTGATCGCGGGGGTGTCCGTCGTCGTCTTCCTGATCACCGCGGCGTTCCAGATCAACGCGGCCTACGGGCTCAACCCGACGCTCGCGTCGCTCCTGGAGATCGACACGGCGAACGTGGTGCGGGTGGCCCCCAAGAGCGAATGGAACACCACCGACTCCACCGAGGCGCTCTACAAGCACTGGGTGGCGCCGGCGGGCATGCCGACGGAAGGGCAGCAGGGGAAGACCCCGGCCCCGATCCCGGCCGCGCACTCCCATTTCCCGGCCCGCTGGCCCGGCCTCTACCTGCCGCCGGCCGCGCTCGTGAAGAACCCGCCGCTCCTGCCGTTCGTCATCATGATGATGGGTCAGCCGGGCAGCCCTGATCCGACGTCGATCGCGTCCGTGGCCAACGCCATGGCGGCCAAGCACCACGGCCTGGCGCCCGTGATCCTGGTCGTGGACCAGCTGGGCGATCCGATGAAGGATCCGCTCTGCCTCAACACCTCCCGCGGGCAGGTGGAGACCTACATCATGAAGGACGTGGTGCCCTGGGCACGCGCCAATCTGCCGATCCAGAAGGACCGCAAGTACTGGACCTTCATGGGGTACTCCAACGGCGGGGTCTGCGCGGCGTACTTCGGCACCAAGTACCCGAAGGACTTCGGCAGCTACGCCTCCATCTCGGGGGAGGAGTTCCAGGGCTCGGAGAAGGCCGGCTACACCCTGGCCACGGCCTTCAACGGGAACCAGGCGGCCTACAACGCGGTCAAGCCCCGCAACATCATGAAGGCCCACCGCCACTACCCGGACACGGTCGCCGTGTACACGGCCGGAAGTGAGGACCCGAAGTACATCGGGGCGGCCAAACGGTCGCTCGCGACCGCCGAGTCCGTGGGCATCAAGGGCACCTTCTACATCGTGCCCGGGGCCGGACACGTCTCCGGCGCCGTGGTCGGCGGCCTGACCGAGGCGTTCAACGTC
- the purN gene encoding phosphoribosylglycinamide formyltransferase: protein MRIVVLVSGSGSNLQAVIDAVAQGELDLEIAAVGSDRPDAYGLVRAREAGIPAFTVNFRDYADRAEWDAELTRVVSSYAPDLVLSSGFMRIVSAAFIDTFQGRYLNTHPALLPAFPGAHGVRDALAYGVKVTGCTVHWADAGVDTGPIVAQEAVAVLDGETEAELHERIKVVERRLLVSTLSAIVQHGLL from the coding sequence ATGCGAATTGTGGTCTTGGTGTCCGGGAGCGGATCGAATCTTCAAGCCGTCATCGACGCGGTGGCACAGGGCGAGCTGGACCTGGAGATCGCGGCCGTCGGCTCCGACCGCCCCGACGCCTACGGCCTCGTCCGGGCCCGTGAAGCCGGCATCCCCGCCTTCACCGTGAACTTCCGTGACTACGCGGACCGCGCGGAGTGGGATGCGGAGCTGACGCGTGTGGTCTCGTCCTACGCCCCGGATCTCGTGCTGTCCTCCGGCTTCATGCGGATCGTCTCCGCGGCGTTCATCGACACCTTCCAGGGCCGCTACCTCAACACCCACCCCGCACTGCTGCCGGCCTTCCCCGGAGCGCATGGCGTCCGGGACGCGCTCGCGTACGGGGTCAAGGTGACCGGCTGCACCGTGCACTGGGCCGACGCCGGCGTCGACACGGGGCCCATCGTCGCGCAGGAAGCAGTGGCCGTCCTCGACGGCGAGACGGAAGCCGAACTGCACGAACGGATCAAGGTCGTGGAACGGCGGCTGCTTGTCAGCACACTGTCAGCGATTGTTCAGCACGGCTTGCTATAA
- a CDS encoding alpha/beta hydrolase, which yields MEFFKQLLNADILGDGFLLVWSVLSAAVVLYLLFKEWNVRWFVKALLALVAGAGLGWLVAWWLITVQDAFGDGIILPVWLWSAAVFAGLALAVLNLRRSRWWRKAVAVVGVLLFTATAAFQINAAYGLNPTLGALLNINTANPLEVAGKDHWKSENLQRPLYEEWKAPADLPAVGQIGTTPRYIPAAHSGFPARWSALYLPPAALVKNPPRLPVIIFMLGQPGHPDARLMGYAVNAYAAQHHGLGPIVVGVDQLSDPSLDPLCLDTSMGKVETYMMKDVVPWIRNNLPVRQDRKDWAIVGYSNGGSCAAYFGSKYPQVFGSFAGLGAEAFQGSDHSAEVLRDVFHGDQAAYNAVRPMNIMAKRAPYRDTRAIFTVGQNDGVFLPAAQAYTAAAKKAGMDTSLYIVPHGDHSHTGLDGGIEKTLQWLYPRMGLAAPGTVPYVASLTSP from the coding sequence ATGGAATTCTTCAAACAGCTGCTCAACGCGGACATCCTCGGTGACGGCTTCCTGCTGGTGTGGTCGGTGCTCAGCGCCGCCGTCGTGCTCTACCTGCTGTTCAAAGAGTGGAACGTCCGCTGGTTCGTGAAGGCGCTCCTCGCCCTCGTGGCGGGGGCCGGGCTCGGATGGCTCGTGGCGTGGTGGCTGATCACGGTCCAGGACGCCTTCGGCGACGGCATCATCCTTCCGGTGTGGCTGTGGTCCGCCGCGGTGTTCGCCGGCCTGGCCCTGGCCGTGCTGAACCTCAGGCGCAGCCGCTGGTGGCGCAAGGCCGTGGCCGTGGTCGGAGTCCTGCTCTTCACCGCGACGGCGGCGTTCCAGATCAACGCGGCATACGGGCTCAACCCGACGCTCGGCGCGCTGCTGAACATCAACACCGCCAATCCGCTCGAGGTCGCCGGCAAGGATCACTGGAAGAGCGAGAATCTCCAGCGTCCTCTGTACGAGGAGTGGAAGGCTCCGGCGGATCTGCCTGCCGTCGGGCAGATCGGCACGACCCCCCGGTACATCCCCGCAGCGCATTCCGGCTTCCCGGCCCGGTGGTCAGCCCTGTATCTGCCGCCCGCCGCACTGGTGAAGAACCCTCCACGGCTGCCGGTCATCATCTTCATGCTGGGTCAGCCCGGCCACCCCGACGCACGGCTGATGGGCTACGCGGTCAACGCCTACGCGGCACAGCATCACGGCTTGGGGCCCATCGTGGTGGGCGTGGACCAGTTGAGCGACCCGAGCCTCGACCCCCTCTGCCTCGACACCTCCATGGGCAAGGTGGAGACGTACATGATGAAGGACGTCGTGCCGTGGATCAGGAACAACCTGCCGGTGCGCCAGGACCGGAAGGACTGGGCGATCGTCGGCTATTCCAACGGCGGGTCCTGCGCGGCCTACTTCGGGTCGAAGTACCCGCAGGTGTTCGGGAGTTTCGCCGGTCTGGGGGCGGAGGCCTTCCAGGGTTCGGATCACAGCGCCGAAGTGCTCCGCGACGTCTTCCACGGTGACCAGGCCGCGTACAACGCCGTCAGACCGATGAACATCATGGCGAAGCGGGCCCCGTACCGCGACACCAGGGCGATCTTCACCGTCGGCCAGAACGACGGCGTCTTCCTCCCCGCCGCTCAGGCGTACACGGCGGCGGCGAAGAAGGCCGGCATGGACACCTCGCTCTACATCGTCCCGCATGGCGACCACTCCCACACCGGGCTCGACGGCGGGATCGAGAAGACCCTGCAATGGCTCTACCCGAGAATGGGCCTCGCCGCGCCGGGAACCGTGCCGTATGTGGCCAGCCTGACATCGCCCTGA
- a CDS encoding cell division protein PerM, whose protein sequence is MKLRADQSGNRGLPMPLWLQGGLEAAQAAIISALLVLLPVLWVWATGGFGPTGPDFMARLAGQAWLLIHGVPLSVHLYAGNAASQDLGGPLTLLPWGLALIPFALSWRAGKRLARASYSDQLWQAALGALLVYGAFSFATAFVCGTVDVRINLVQAALIPLLPVFLGLVLGARRESRSWSRLIGVEAVDWISRTSQHSRWAGSYLWTVVRAGFLAAMAALSLAALMLAVTLVAHWADVVSVYEGLGGGIPGGAGLTLAQLGYLPHLVVYSLAWLSGAGITLGVGSTAGALGTAVGPVPAVPVLAALPTGPLPFGFVALAVPVVAGVLAGWWFLREGENHFDEWLSIRVKARWFTMPASTLVLAAAVGVVTGAVAMVLAWMTSGSLGLGRLSHLGAPPLQTALYVACEVAVGVVIGHSVAPWLEREQLSGYDDAPSRRMSESFSASKSAD, encoded by the coding sequence ATGAAATTGCGTGCAGATCAGAGCGGAAACCGTGGCCTTCCCATGCCCTTGTGGCTGCAAGGCGGGCTCGAGGCCGCCCAGGCCGCGATCATCTCCGCGCTGCTCGTGCTGCTGCCGGTGCTCTGGGTGTGGGCGACCGGCGGGTTCGGTCCCACCGGACCCGACTTCATGGCGCGGCTGGCCGGGCAGGCCTGGCTCCTCATTCACGGGGTCCCGCTGAGCGTCCACCTCTATGCCGGGAACGCCGCGTCGCAGGATCTGGGCGGGCCGCTGACCCTCCTGCCGTGGGGGCTCGCGCTGATCCCGTTCGCCCTCTCGTGGCGTGCGGGCAAACGCCTGGCCCGCGCCTCCTACTCGGACCAGCTCTGGCAGGCGGCGCTGGGCGCCTTGCTCGTCTACGGGGCGTTCTCCTTCGCCACCGCCTTCGTCTGCGGCACGGTGGACGTGCGGATCAACCTGGTGCAGGCGGCCCTGATCCCGCTGCTGCCCGTGTTCCTCGGCCTGGTCCTCGGAGCGCGGCGCGAATCCCGTTCGTGGTCCCGGCTGATCGGGGTCGAGGCGGTCGACTGGATCTCCCGGACCAGTCAGCACTCGCGCTGGGCGGGGTCCTACCTCTGGACCGTCGTCCGCGCCGGTTTCCTGGCGGCGATGGCCGCCCTCTCGCTCGCCGCGCTGATGTTGGCCGTGACGCTGGTGGCACACTGGGCCGACGTCGTCAGTGTCTACGAAGGCCTCGGAGGCGGCATCCCCGGCGGCGCCGGACTGACCCTGGCGCAGCTGGGCTATCTGCCTCATCTGGTGGTGTACTCGCTGGCGTGGCTCAGCGGCGCGGGCATCACCCTCGGGGTGGGCTCGACCGCCGGCGCGCTCGGCACCGCGGTGGGACCCGTCCCGGCGGTGCCGGTCCTGGCGGCCCTGCCCACCGGCCCCCTGCCGTTCGGTTTCGTCGCGCTGGCGGTCCCCGTCGTCGCGGGTGTCCTCGCCGGGTGGTGGTTCCTCCGCGAAGGTGAGAACCACTTCGACGAATGGCTCTCCATCCGCGTCAAGGCCCGCTGGTTCACCATGCCGGCGTCCACCCTCGTGCTGGCGGCCGCCGTCGGCGTGGTGACCGGCGCGGTCGCGATGGTCCTGGCGTGGATGACCAGCGGATCGCTGGGCCTGGGGCGGCTCAGCCATCTGGGTGCGCCGCCGCTGCAGACGGCGCTGTACGTCGCCTGCGAGGTGGCGGTCGGCGTCGTGATCGGACACTCGGTGGCGCCGTGGCTGGAACGTGAGCAGCTGAGCGGGTACGACGACGCCCCCTCCCGCCGGATGAGCGAGTCGTTCTCCGCGAGCAAGTCCGCCGACTGA
- a CDS encoding glycosyltransferase family 4 protein: protein MRIAIVAESFLPLMNGVTHSILRVLDHLQERGDDVLVIAPSSGAEESPAKVSGAAVHRLPAVPLAGYTNVRVALGGVNRVKRILAGFAPDVVHLASPFVLGWRAVQAAQQLGIPTVAVYQTEVPGYAARYGVPFLENWAWQRVEDIHLLSSRTLAPSTFARDQLQGRGIPRVHLWRRGVDTRRFHPSKRDDAWRRSVAPHGERIIGFVGRLAVEKQVEDLQVLADLPGTRLVIVGEGPQREALEKLLPGAVFTGFQGGEDLARLVASFDLFVHPGEFETFCQTIQEAMASGVPVVATGRGGPLDLVDNSRTGWLYQPGDLAQLRGHAADLLGDDVKRQAFARTALQSVQGRTWEAIGRELVTHYEAARDAGVPRLPAPSLALRAAAREGAVRSWARSLVEPPAVFRSPRAQTATAPWAQHRTEPSKKNR, encoded by the coding sequence GTGAGGATCGCAATCGTGGCAGAGTCCTTCCTGCCCTTGATGAACGGTGTGACGCACTCGATCCTGAGGGTTCTGGATCATCTTCAGGAACGGGGCGACGACGTTCTGGTCATCGCCCCCTCCTCCGGCGCCGAGGAATCCCCTGCGAAGGTCTCCGGAGCGGCCGTCCACCGGCTGCCCGCGGTCCCCCTGGCCGGCTACACGAACGTGCGAGTGGCTCTGGGAGGTGTCAACCGGGTCAAGAGAATCCTTGCCGGTTTCGCCCCCGACGTGGTGCATCTCGCCTCGCCGTTCGTGCTCGGGTGGAGGGCCGTGCAGGCCGCGCAGCAGCTGGGGATCCCGACCGTCGCCGTGTACCAGACGGAGGTCCCGGGCTACGCGGCACGCTACGGGGTGCCGTTCCTGGAGAACTGGGCCTGGCAGCGCGTGGAGGACATCCACCTCCTCTCCTCCCGCACCCTGGCCCCGTCCACCTTCGCCAGGGACCAGCTGCAGGGCCGCGGGATCCCGAGGGTCCACCTCTGGCGGCGCGGCGTCGACACCCGGCGCTTCCACCCCTCCAAGCGCGACGACGCGTGGCGGCGCTCCGTGGCCCCTCACGGCGAGCGCATCATCGGCTTCGTCGGCCGGCTCGCGGTGGAGAAACAGGTGGAGGATCTGCAGGTCCTGGCGGACCTGCCCGGGACCCGCCTCGTGATCGTCGGCGAAGGCCCGCAGCGCGAGGCACTCGAGAAGCTCCTGCCCGGCGCCGTCTTCACCGGCTTCCAAGGCGGCGAGGACCTGGCCCGATTGGTGGCCTCCTTCGACCTCTTCGTGCACCCCGGCGAATTCGAGACCTTCTGCCAGACCATCCAGGAGGCCATGGCGTCCGGGGTTCCGGTCGTGGCGACCGGCCGAGGCGGCCCGCTCGACCTCGTGGACAACTCGCGGACCGGCTGGCTGTACCAGCCGGGCGACCTCGCGCAGCTCCGCGGCCATGCCGCCGATCTGCTCGGCGATGACGTCAAGCGGCAGGCATTCGCCCGTACGGCACTGCAGAGCGTGCAGGGCAGGACCTGGGAGGCGATCGGCCGCGAACTCGTGACGCACTACGAGGCGGCCCGCGACGCCGGAGTCCCCCGCCTCCCCGCACCGAGCCTCGCTTTGCGGGCGGCCGCGCGGGAAGGCGCCGTCCGGTCCTGGGCCCGTTCGCTCGTCGAACCGCCCGCTGTCTTCCGGAGTCCCCGCGCCCAGACGGCGACGGCGCCCTGGGCACAGCATCGCACCGAACCATCCAAGAAGAACCGCTGA